The Rhododendron vialii isolate Sample 1 chromosome 6a, ASM3025357v1 genome includes a window with the following:
- the LOC131331584 gene encoding phytosulfokine receptor 2: protein MVGLGFIPVTFLHWVFLACFICSCLDLGTPSQTCDPNDLLALKEFAGNLTNGSIISSWSNESICCEWDGIECGNGSSANKVIMLNLSTKGLTGVISGSLGSLDQLKLLNLSWNHLEDGLPAEFSNLTKLEVLDLSHNLLTGPVSGSLGGLNSIQSLNISCNSFTGELVDFIGVFPNIAVLNISSNLFAGGLSSQICNSSKKIQILDLSMNQLAGGIDSIGNCSKSLQKLHLDGNSLSGQIPDSLYSISSLEQLSISANNFSGQLSQKLGELSNLKTLIINGNRFSGPLPNVFGNLSQLKQLTANSNSFSGSLPSTLALCSNLRMLDLRNNSLSGPINLDFTGLPYLCTLDLATNHFSGPLPNSLSSCHKLKTLSLARNALTGQIPENYANLSSLEYVSLSNNSIANLSSALSVLQHCNNLTTLILTENFHGEEIPEIEIGFESLMIFALGNCALNGKIPIWLLNCPNLEVLDLSWNLLNGSIPPWIGEMDSLFYLDFSNNSLTGEIPISLTELKSLIYVSNSSSNLTTSTGIPLYVKRNQSSNSLQYKQASSFPPSIYLSNNKLHGTIWPEIGQLKQLHVLDLSRNNITGTIPSSISDMSNLEVLDLSCNDLYGSIPASFNKLTFLSKFSVANNHLQGTIPTGGQFLSFPESSFEGNPGLCGTIDSPCSVVDNTGLQPTIPSGSNQKLGRSSILGIAVGVGVGFALLMAIVLLKMSRRKIGNPTEDLGGDIGRPHRLSEAHGCSKLVFFQNSYCKDITVADLLKSTSNFNQEYIIGCGGFGLVYKANLPNGVKAAVKRLSGDCGQMEREFQAEVEALSRAQHKNLVSLQGYCQHGNERLLIYSYMENGSLDYWLHERVNGGSLLRWDTRLKIVQGAAYGLAYLHMEPNIIHRDIKTSNILLDEKFEAHLADFGLSRLLRPCDTHVTTDLVGTLGYIPPEYSQTLTATFKGDVYSFGIVILELLTGRRPVEVCKGKNCRDLVSWVFQMKNEKREEEIFDSLIWNKNYEKQLLEVFGVACKCLDHDPRRRPSIDQVVSWLDGV from the coding sequence ATGGTGGGGCTGGGGTTTATTCCAGTGACTTTCCTCCACTGGGTATTCTTGGCTTGTTTCATCTGCTCATGTTTGGATCTTGGAACCCCTAGCCAAACCTGCGATCCCAATGATTTGCTAGCTCTGAAGGAATTTGCAGGGAACCTCACAAATGGGTCCATTATCTCCTCATGGTCTAATGAATCCATTTGTTGTGAATGGGACGGTATTGAATGTGGTAATGGATCATCTGCAAATAAAGTGATTATGTTGAATTTATCCACAAAAGGCTTGACAGGGGTGATTTCAGGCTCTTTAGGCAGTTTGGATCAGTTGAAACTGCTTAATCTTTCATGGAATCATCTAGAAGATGGATTACCGGCAGAGTTTTCGAATTTGACAAAGCTTGAAGTTCTTGATTTGAGCCATAACCTGCTAACAGGACCTGTGTCAGGTTCACTTGGTGGATTGAACTCCATTCAATCACTGAATATATCTTGCAATTCGTTCACCGGGGAGTTGGTCGATTTTATCGGAGTATTTCCAAATATTGCTGTTCTCAATATCAGCAGCAATTTATTTGCTGGTGGATTGAGTTCTCAAATATGCAATTCTTCTAAGAAGATTCAGATTCTTGATTTATCAATGAACCAATTGGCAGGCGGGATCGACAGCATAGGCAATTGCAGCAAATCTCTACAGAAGTTGCATTTGGATGGAAATTCACTCTCAGGCCAAATTCCAGACTCATTGTATTCAATATCATCTCTGGAGCAGCTTTCAATCTCTGCCAACAATTTTTCTGGCCAACTAAGCCAGAAACTCGGTGAGCTTTCAAACCTCAAGACCTTGATTATTAATGGAAACCGATTCTCAGGTCCCCTTCCAAATGTATTTGGGAACCTATCACAACTAAAACAGTTAACTGCAAATTCCAACTCATTTTCTGGATCATTGCCTTCTACCTTGGCACTTTGTTCTAATCTAAGGATGCTTGATCTTCGAAACAATTCTCTATCTGGCCCTATCAATCTTGATTTCACCGGGTTGCCTTATCTCTGTACACTTGACCTTGCAACAAATCATTTCTCTGGTCCCCTGCCGAATTCACTTTCTAGTTGTCACAAATTGAAAACATTGAGTCTTGCCAGAAATGCTTTGACTGGCCAAATTCCTGAAAACTATGCAAACCTCAGTTCCCTTGAGTATGTATCTTTGTCGAACAACAGTATTGCAAACTTATCCAGCGCACTGTCAGTGTTGCAGCATTGCAATAATCTCACCACTCTAATCCTAACCGAAAACTTTCATGGAGAAGAAATCCCAGAAATTGAGATTGGTTTTGAAAGCttaatgatttttgcactcggTAATTGTGCTCTTAATGGGAAAATCCCAATTTGGCTTCTAAATTGTCCTAATTTGGAAGTTCTTGATCTTTCATGGAACCTTTTGAATGGTAGCATCCCTCCTTGGATCGGTGAGATGGATAGTTTGTTTTACCTGGACTTCTCGAATAACTCTCTCACGGGAGAAATTCCTATAAGTTTGACAGAACTCAAGAGCCTTATTTACGTGAGCAACAGTTCATCCAACCTTACCACTTCCACTGGGATCCCACTGTACGTTAAGCGAAACCAGAGTTCTAATAGTCTGCAATACAAGCAGGCTTCAAGTTTCCCTCCGTCAATCTACCTGAGCAATAACAAACTACACGGGACGATTTGGCCTGAAATTGGGCAGTTAAAACAGCTCCATGTCTTGGATTTGAGCAGGAACAACATAACTGGAACCATCCCTAGTTCCATATCTGATATGAGTAACTTGGAAGTTTTGGATTTGTCATGCAATGATCTTTATGGATCAATTCCTGCATCATTTAATAAGTTGACATTCCTGTCAAAGTTTAGTGTGGCCAATAATCATTTACAGGGAACAATTCCAACTGGGGGCCAGTTTCTAAGCTTTCCCGAATCGAGTTTTGAGGGTAATCCTGGACTCTGTGGGACAATAGACTCCCCTTGTAGTGTTGTTGACAATACAGGCCTTCAACCAACTATCCCTTCTGGTTCAAATCAAAAACTTGGTCGAAGCAGCATTCTTGGAATTGCAGTTGGTGTAGGAGTTGGCTTTGCATTGCTCATGGCCATTGTTCTGCTCAAGATGTCAAGGAGGAAAATCGGAAATCCGACTGAAGATTTGGGGGGAGATATTGGGAGGCCACACAGGTTATCTGAAGCACATGGGTGTTCAAAGTTGGTgttttttcagaattcgtaCTGTAAGGATATTACAGTTGCAGACTTGTTGAAATCTACTAGCAATTTTAACCAGGAATACATAATTGGATGTGGAGGATTTGGTCTAGTTTACAAAGCCAACCTTCCCAATGGTGTAAAAGCAGCAGTCAAGAGGCTTTCTGGGGATTGTGGGCAAATGGAACGTGAATTCCAAGCCGAAGTGGAAGCTCTCTCAAGAGCTCAGCACAAGAACCTTGTTTCTCTTCAGGGATATTGTCAACATGGAAATGAACGGTTATTAATCTACTCATACATGGAGAATGGTAGCTTGGATTATTGGCTACATGAAAGGGTTAATGGGGGTTCACTTCTCAGGTGGGATACAAGACTCAAGATTGTTCAAGGAGCTGCATATGGGTTGGCTTACTTACACATGGAGCCTAATATAATTCACAGAGACATAAAAACTAGCAACATTCTTTTGGACGAGAAATTCGAAGCTCATTTAGCTGATTTTGGTCTATCAAGGCTACTTCGTCCCTGCGATACCCATGTAACCACAGATTTGGTGGGAACTTTAGGGTACATTCCTCCTGAATATAGTCAAACATTGACAGCTACTTTCAAGGGTGATGTTTACAGCTTTGGAATTGTTATTCTTGAGCTTCTTACGGGTAGGAGGCCCGTGGAGGTTTGCAAGGGGAAGAATTGCAGGGACTTAGTGTCGTGGGTGTTTCAGATGAAAAATGAGAAGAGGGAGGAGGAGATTTTTGATTCGTTGATATGGAACAAGAACTATGAGAAGCAGCTTCTGGAAGTGTTTGGTGTTGCTTGTAAATGCTTAGACCATGACCCAAGGCGGAGACCTTCAATTGATCAAGTTGTTTCATGGCTTGATGGAGTTTGA
- the LOC131331583 gene encoding squamosa promoter-binding protein 1-like: MEPNPLPVMKLAVDDDDDDSGGEEKGEIYGGGEFGYKKKKKLVFAGGSGKKESGGGGGGGGGGVSPPWCQAEKCAADLVAAKRYHRRHKVCESHAKASAVVVAGVRQRFCQQCSRFHVLSEFDDTKRSCRKRLAGHNERRRKSSSESNGEGSSHQRSTLQLNENQPGQAAGRGRTLITLPGDPAYKQFHVR; this comes from the exons ATGGAACCAAACCCGTTGCCGGTTATGAAGTTGGCggtggatgatgatgatgatgatagcgggggagaagaaaaaggagagattTATGGTGGCGGCGAATTCGggtacaagaagaagaagaaattggtGTTTGCTGGTGGGTCGGGGAAAAAGGAgtctggtggtggtggcggcggaggaggaggaggggtgtCGCCGCCGTGGTGCCAGGCGGAGAAGTGCGCCGCTGATCTGGTGGCGGCGAAGAGGTACCACCGGCGCCACAAGGTGTGTGAGTCGCATGCCAAAGCGTCGGCGGTCGTCGTCGCAGGAGTCCGGCAGCGGTTCTGCCAGCAATGCAGCAG GTTTCACGTGTTATCTGAGTTCGATGACACAAAAAGAAGTTGCAGAAAGCGTTTGGCTGGGCACAACGAGCGACGCAGAAAGAGCTCATCTGAATCCAATGGAGAAGGATCCAGCCACCAGAGGTCAACCCTTCAGTTGAACGAAAATCAACCAGGGCAAGCTGCCGGTAGGGGCAGAACTTTGATAACTCTTCCCGGAGATCCCGCCTACAAGCAGTTCCACGTCCGTTGA